One window from the genome of Nomascus leucogenys isolate Asia chromosome 12, Asia_NLE_v1, whole genome shotgun sequence encodes:
- the OTUD7B gene encoding OTU domain-containing protein 7B isoform X2, with the protein MLGTYPHPLVRGVAALGPLKKGFLTESLLALPDPSSNGRMTSFKLPDLTVYNEDFRSFIERDLIEQSMLVALEQAGRLNWWVSVDPTSQRLLPLATTGDGNCLLHAASLGMWGFHDRDLMLRKALYALMEKGVEKEALKRRWRWQQTQQNKESGLVYTEDEWQKEWNELIKLASSEPRMHLGTNGANCGGVESSEEPVYESLEEFHVFVLAHVLRRPIVVVADTMLRDSGGEAFAPIPFGGIYLPLEVPASQCHRSPLVLAYDQAHFSALVSMEQKENTKEQAVIPLTDSEYKLLPLHFAVDPGKGWEWGKDDSDNVRLASVILSLEVKLHLLHSYMNVKWITLSSDAQAPLAQPESPTASAGDEPRSTPESGDSDKESVGSSSTSNEGGRRKEKSKRDREKDKKRADSVANKLGSFGKTLGSKLKKNMGGLMHSKGSKPGGVGTGSGGSSGTETLEKKKKNSLKSWKGGKEEAAGDGPVSEKPPAESVGNGGSKYSQEVMQSLSILRTAMQGEGKFIFVGTLKMGHRHQYQEEMIQRYLSDAEERFLAEQKQKEAERKIMNGGIAGGPPPAKKPEPDAREEQPTGPPAESRAMAFSTGYPGDFTIPRPSGGGVHCQEPRRQLAGGPCVGGLPPYATFPRQCPPGRPYPHQDSIPSLEPGSHSKDGVHRGALLPPPYRVADSYSNGYREPPEPDGWAGGLRGLPPTQTKCKQPNCSFYGHPETNNFCSCCYREELRRREREPDGELLVHRF; encoded by the exons CTTCCAGATCTCACTGTGTATAATGAAGACTTCCGCAGCTTCATAGAGAGAGACCTCATTGAGCAGTCCATGCTGGTTGCCTTGGAACAGGCAG GGCGTTTGAACTGGTGGGTGAGTGTGGATCCCACCTCTCAGAGGCTGCTGCCTTTGGCAACTACTGGAGATGGGAACTGCCTCCTGCATGCAGCCTCCCTTG GAATGTGGGGTTTCCATGATCGGGACTTGATGCTGCGGAAAGCTTTGTATGCACTGATGGAGAAGGGAGTTGAGAAGGAAGCGTTGAAAAGGCGCTGGAGGTGGCAGCAGACACAGCAGAATAAAGAG TCAGGGCTGGTATACACAGAAGATGAATGGCAGAAGGAGTGGAATGAACTGATCAAGCTTGCCTCAAGTGAACCCCGAATGCATCTAGGTACCAATGGAGCCAACTGTGGCGG GGTGGAGAGTTCTGAGGAGCCTGTATATGAGAGCCTTGAAGAGTTTCACGTCTTTGTCCTTGCTCATGTGCTTAGGAGGCCCATAGTTGTCGTGGCAGACACCATGCTGAGGGACTCCGGAGGGGAAG CATTTGCCCCTATTCCCTTTGGAGGAATCTATCTGCCTTTGGAGGTCCCAGCCAGCCAGTGTCACCGCTCCCCTCTGGTGCTCGCCTATGATCAGGCCCACTTTTCTGCACTCGTGTCCATGGAGCAGAAGGAGAATACCAAGGAACAAG CTGTGATCCCACTTACAGATTCAGAGTATAAGCTGCTGCCCTTGCACTTTGCTGTGGACCCTGGAAAAGGCTGGGAGTGGGGCAAAGATGATAGTGACAATGTCCGATTGGCCAG tGTAATTCTGTCCCTAGAGGTCAAATTGCATCTGCTGCATAGCTACATGAATGTGAAGTGGATCACACTGTCCTCTGATGCACAG GCTCCTCTGGCCCAGCCTGAGTCCCCCACTGCCTCAGCTGGAGATGAGCCCCGGTCCACTCCTGAGTCTGGAGACTCAGACAAGGAGTCAGTTGGCAGCAGTTCCACCAGCAACGAGGGTGGCCGGCGGAAGGAGAAGTCAAAGCGAGATCGGGAGAAGGACAAGAAGAGAGCAGATTCTGTGGCTAACAAACTGGGCAGCTTTGGCAAAACCTTGGGCAGCAAGCTCAAGAAGAACATGGGGGGCCTGATGCACAGCAAGGGTTCGAAGCCtggaggggtggggacagggtcGGGGGGAAGCAGCGGCACTGAGACactggagaagaagaagaaaaactcacTGAAGAGCTGGAAGGGTGGCAAGGAGGAGGCAGCTGGGGATGGGCCTGTGTCTGAGAAGCCCCCAGCTGAGTCTGTTGGTAATGGAGGGAGCAAGTATAGCCAGGAGGTGATGCAGAGCCTGAGCATTCTGAGGACTGCCATGCAAGGGGAGGGGAAGTTTATTTTTGTTGGAACCCTGAAGATGGGTCACCGTCACCAGTATCAGGAGGAGATGATCCAGCGCTACCTTTCTGATGCTGAGGAGAGATTCCTGGCAGAACAGAAacagaaggaggcagagaggaagaTCATGAATGGAGGAATAGCGGGTGGCCCTCCTCCAGCCAAAAAGCCAGAGCCAGATGCTAGGGAAGAGCAGCCGACTGGTCCCCCAGCAGAGTCCAGGGCAATGGCATTTTCCACTGGCTACCCTGGGGACTTTACTATCCCTCGGCCTTCTGGGGGCGGAGTCCACTGCCAGGAACCCCGGAGGCAGTTGGCAGGGGGTCCATGTGTCGGGGGCCTACCACCATATGCCACCTTCCCCAGACAGTGCCCTCCTGGGCGACCCTACCCCCACCAGGACAGCATCCCTTCTCTGGAGCCAGGCAGCCACTCTAAGGATGGAGTTCACAGGGGTGCCTTGTTACCACCCCCCTACCGAGTGGCTGATTCCTATAGCAATGGCTACAGAGAGCCCCCTGAGCCAGATGGATGGGCTGGAGGTCTCCGGGGGCTTCCCCCAACTCAGACCAAATGCAAACAACCGAACTGCAGCTTCTATGGACACCCTGAGACAAACAACTTCTGTTCCTGTTGTTACAGGGAAGAACTGAGGAGGAGGGAGCGGGAACCGGATGGGGAGCTCCTGGTGCACAGGTTCTGA